Part of the Oreochromis aureus strain Israel breed Guangdong linkage group 20, ZZ_aureus, whole genome shotgun sequence genome, CCTGCTTTGTATCAGCAGTTCAGAATGTGGTCGTGTGCTGGCCTTTAGTGCAAACAGAGCCTCTGTAGTCTTAGTCTCACAGTCACAGATCTCAATctaacagagcacctttgggatgtggttgaATGGAAAAACatacatcatggatgtgcagcctaCAAAACtgtagcaactgtgtgatgttatCACATCAATATGGACCATAATCTCAGAGGACTGTTTCCAGCACCTCTTTGCCCAATCTTtgagaattaaggcagttctgaagccAACAGTACtaacaaggtgtacctaataaagtgtccggTGGTTATAGTTAATGTTGTTTTGTAATACTGCTGTGACTGTAACCAAATCATACTGACTTTACTGCCAGTTGGCACCTTATGCAATGTGATCTGTTCACACAGGAAGAATATTTTCAACTGAACATTGGCGTCACATCAAAGACAGCACACCGACTCCACCTCCAGCCCTCGATCAGCACTAATAGTAAAAAGGAACAAACCTGCTCAAAGGGACTCTTATTCTCAATACCCTTGGCTCCAACAAACACCCAGCTGTCTCTAAAGGCCAAATCCTTCACCGCTGTGCTCCCGAGCTCCTCAAACAGCCGTCGAGACTCATCATTCAGCCTGACATagtgaaaaatacaaacaaaaaaccaaagacAACAAACAAGTTTAGAGggctttttaaacattaaacatttatttcaagGAAACCACAACGTTACAAACACCATTTGCTTAATAAGGAAGATATTGTGGTCTCTGCAATAAATTCTCATCATGAACACTTTAATAATTATCATCCAAGACATCAAGAATTGAATCAGTCTAATTTAATTCAGTTCTACACTTTGTAAATCTAATTTAAATGGAATCATGAAGTCAGTGTTCACATGTAGCAACCCCGATAAATCTTAAAGGTGAAAGGCTTTTGTGCCAAGCCTGCCATTCACTGTCACATTATCATACATTCTTCCTTGCACTGCTCAGTGACAGTTTAACTTGTTAGGCTTCCCAGATAAATGCATTCAAATTTATTTTATAACAGAAATTAATTATCTGAAAAATGTGACAGCACATGAGCCAAAATCCTCTTTGTTTTACTCTACTAAATATTTATAACACAATCCTTCATAATATCAACTTTTTCCAGGTTTCTATTAAAATTGGCTAATGTGAAAGGGGAGGAACTGGGAGCACAACACGAATCCTTACTTTGTAGCTGCATCATCAAAGGAGGCCACAAACACAAGTGTTCCCTCATGAAGAGGCCGGAGAAACTTCAACAGGTCAGAAACATCTGAAAATGAGCATCAAATGAGATCTGAAGTGCAGTTTATGGGTTGTTACTGCCAAAGTGTATGGACTACAGGATATGAGAAGCATATTAAACATTAATGTCTGGTTTTTATTACCTCCTGCCCACATATCAAAGGTTTTTGTCTCCAAAAGCTCGCCAGTCAACCCTGGAGCAAAGATACATcagtaaaatgttaaaacagcaccatgaaaaggagctaaaaaaacaaaaacaacatagtCTGCTAAAACGTGAAGAATGAGAGTCTTACCATTCACCAAGGCTATGTTTAGTCCCCTGCCAACATTGTTCTTCACACTGCTCACTAACCTATTAGACAAAACCACAAGGCTTATACATAGCTATTTAAACTCTTATTCACACTATGTAACACTTATACGGGCCAAGACAACAGGCAAAACGATGAGAGGGAccagcagaaagaaacaatacTTGCATTCAGCTCCCCAGACAGGCTTGAAGGCCTGGTTATGacagcacagaggaaaaaaacagaacagtgtgaaaacaaaacaaaacaaaaaaggggggaaaaaaggagggaCTAAGGAGAGACAAAGACATAGATGAAGAACCAGAAATAATTAACACTGAATCTCACATCTTGTCCTCCAGGCAGATTTTAGGGCCAATGACGTTGGCAGCACCAGACACCAGACGGAAAGCCAGAT contains:
- the fam3a gene encoding protein FAM3A, yielding MRLTGPLRAVAVVLLVGLTWLLANTLFGGESASSMLHFFSGTSEEATPEPHPRKYKCGLSAPCPPKHLAFRLVSGAANVIGPKICLEDKMLVSSVKNNVGRGLNIALVNGLTGELLETKTFDMWAGDVSDLLKFLRPLHEGTLVFVASFDDAATKLNDESRRLFEELGSTAVKDLAFRDSWVFVGAKGIENKSPFEQRMKNSKSSNKYEGWPESLEMDGCIPLRPPLES